AAGTCCCTTCATCCGCACCATCTAAAATATGCGCCCTTAGCTCAGCTGGATAGAGTGTCTGACTACGAATCAGAAGGTCGGGAGTTCGAATCTCTCAGGGCGCACCAACTAGAACCGCACGTATAACTGTGCGGTTTTTCATTTATGTATGAGTAAGTCCCCTCTTGCGGTAAAAACCTTTGTGGTGATCACAGTAGGAAGGATTTTGTAACATGGATCATTAAGATATATAGAGGTGATAGATGTATGTCATAGCGAAAAGTTGAAATGAAGAAAGGGGTTGTAACCATGATCGAGCAAAAACAGCAAGTAGGCATTTGTTTTAAATTATCTGAAGAGCAGGAACAATTGCGTCGCTGGGCACATGGATTTGCAGAGAAAGAGATTCGACCAATTGCAGCAGAGTGCGATGAGAAAGAATTTTTTCCACTTGAATTGTTTCACAAAGCGACGAAACTGGGTTTTACCCAATACGCATTTCCAGAAGAAGTGGGGGGTGGAGGGCTGAAAAGTGTATTATCTACCTGTTTAATCGGAGAGGAACTATATTGGGGGTGTGCGGGGATAGCCACCTCGCTTTCTGCATTAGGGTTAGCAGGGCTTCCGATTCTTTACATGGGGAACGAGGAACAGAAGAAAAAATGGCTTACTCATCTTTGTGATAATAAAAGTCCAAAGCTGGGGGCAATGGCTTTAACTGAGCCGGAGGCAGGTTCAGACGTAAACGGAATGAAGACACGTGCGATCAGAGACGGAGATGAATGGGTGCTAAATGGTCGTAAACGATTTATTACTAATGGTGGGATAGCAGATCTTTATGTGGTATTTGCCCGCACAGATCCGGAAGGAAGTTATCAAGGGGTATCTGCTTTTATTATTGAGGCGAACACACCTGGATTGTCTGGGGGGAAGAAAGAGAAGAAGATGGGGATTCGTGCTTCCCATACAGCAGATGTGATTTTAGAAGATGTACGTGTACCGGCGGATCAACTCCTAGGACAAGAAAATATGGCCTTTTTCGGTGCGATGAAAATGCTGGAGTACTCTCGCCCTGCTGTTGCAGCAGCTGCTGTAGGGGTAGCCAGAGCAGCTTATGAGTATGCTTTGGATTATGCGCATACTCGCAAACAATTTGGTCGACCAATTTTTAAAAATCAGGCAATCGCTTTTATGCTCGCAGAAATGAGGATGAAAATTGATGCAGCAAGGCTTCTTGCTTGGCGTGCAGCCGACCAGGCAGATCGTGGGGAGTCTTGTGCGGTAGAAGGGAGTATTGCTAAAGCGTATGCAGCGGAAGTGGCAATGGAAGTGACGACAAATGCAGTACAGATTTTGGGGGGGAATGGTTACATGCGTGACTATCCCACAGAGAAGTGGATGCGTGACGCCAAGATATTATCCATCTATGAAGGAACGACTCAGATTCAGAAGAAAGTAATTTCTGCTGGTTTGCAATAAGAAAGTACTGTAGGGCCTGCTGGGTTCATATAGTTGAACAAATAAGAAAAGGTCGTAGAGTACGTTAACTATAAAGAGATAAGGTACTCTACGGTTTTGCCAAGGAGGTGCTACTACAGCAGTGCGAGCCAATAATTTATTAGAAGCGCTATATCGTTCAAAGGAACGCTTTCCTGATAAAGCAGCTTTGATGTGGAAAGAAGAGGGAGAACAAGAGTACCAACAGCTTTCTTATCTCCAGTTATGGGAACGAATTCGCCATGTAGCAAACGCCTTGACCCACATGGGAGTATCGACGGGCTCTAATGTAGCCATATTGTCCACCAGTCATCCTACATGGACGATTGCAGACTATGCCATTATGAGTTTGGGATGTGCGAGTGTCCCGATATATCCCACTCTCCCAGCGGAGCAAGTAGGGTATATTTTAAAAAATGCTGATTGTCGAATGGTTTTTGTGGAAGATGAGGTGCAGCTGGAAAAGGTACTTTCTAGTGATGAGGAAATGGACCATATTATTGTGATGAAAAACAAGCTTGTAACTGCAAAAAGTAACCGGATAGAAAGTTTCGCTGACTGCTTGCAACGTGGACGCGCCCATCCTCAATTTTCATGGGAAGAAAAAGCCTTATCCTTGCCGGAAAATCAGCTAGCTACGATTATACACACATCTGGAACAACAGGTGTTCCTAAAGGGGTGATGCTTTCTCACCGCAATTTCCTAGCCAATATCGAAGGTACTTTGTGGCACATGACGATTTTGCCAGAAGATGTACAATTGTCTTACCTCCCTCTTTCACATGTATTAGAGCGAATGGGAGGACAGTTTACGAGCCTTACAGTGGGTGCGACTCTTGCCTTTGCTCAGAGCATCGATACCATCCCGCAAAATATGAAAGAGGTTTGTCCCACTACGATGGTTACGGTACCGCGATTATTGGAAAAGGTGTATGCTCGTATTCATGAACAAATATCTACCTCATCATCGTTTAAACAACGAATTTTTAATTGGGCGCTGAAAGTGGGTAATGAGCGCTTCTCTTATATCATGGAGAGGCCTGTACACGAACGGTTATGGTGTTATCCAATTCCGTTAAGTTTATTGTGGAAATGGTTTTGGGCAGAGCGATTAGTATTTCGTAAGATCAAAGATCGTCTTGGAGGACGAATGAGAGGAATCGTGTCAGGGGGGGCACCTCTTCACCCTGATGTTCTACGATTTTTTTGGGCGATGGGAGTCCCTGTGCTAGAAGGATATGGGTTGACAGAAACTTCACCTGTATTGGCTGTAACACCTATGCATTCGATTCGTCCAGGGACAGTGGGGAATCCTCTGCACAATGTGGAAGTTAAGTTGGGTACTGATGGTGAAATTATCGCGCGTGGACCTAGTATTATGATGGGATATTATAAAAATAAAGAGGCAACCTGGCGGGTGCTTCAGGATGGATGGTTTCATACAGGGGATATAGGTGTTTGGGATGAGAGAGGGCATATCAAAGTGGTGGATCGAAAAAAGCGTCTTCTCATCTTATCGACGGGTAAAAATGTTGCACCTCGACCTATTGAAAATGAAATAACGAAAAGCCCGTATATCGCTCAGTCGCATCTCATTGGGCAAGGGCGGAAGTATGTGTTGGCAATTATTGTTCCGGATCGAGAAAATCTTCATTCTTGGGCGAAACAGCATCATATTGACAGCCAGGATAGAGAGAACTTTTTCCGTCATGCAACATTGCGGGCGATGTTGGAGCGGGAAGTGTATGGCCTGACGGAACGATTTGCTGACTTTGAAAAGCCGAAGAAGGTCATAGTGGCGTCGAGGGAGTGGACGGTCGAAGGAGGAGAACTTACGCCTACACTAAAGGTGCGTGGCAAAGTAGTTGAAGAAAAGTACCGGGATCAGATCGAACGTGCGTACAGAGAGGATGATCTCAATGCCTTAGATGCTGTTGCCACTGCAGCTGAAGAAGTAAGTGAATAGAGAGAAAAAACCGCCCTCCAGTGTGGAGAGGCGGTTTTTTGTTGTTCTACTATTCTCCGGCGTGGAAGTAGTAGGGGATTCGAATCGTACGTCCATACTTGGATACGAGGGTAATGTATCCTTGATAATCCTTCCCTAATTCTTTCCCTTCTCCAGATACCTTGACAGTGAAAGAGGCTGTTTTGTTTCTTTTTACCTTGATCTTCTGTTTGCTCAGCTCCAGGTCCGCTGAGTCCGTCTTAATACGGTATTGCTGATGAAACCCACTTGTATTGGTGATGTTTACTTTAATTTTATTTCTGTCTGCAGCGGTAACCTTGCCGAAACTAAGGCTTGCTGGCTCCGCTAGAGCAGCAGGGAGAAGTGCACGCCCGACGTGAATGATTCCTCCTCCTACTTCGAGTGGTAGTGCGTCGCTTTTCGGATTATAGGCAGTCCCGATTAAGGCGGACTTAATCTGCTGTGGAGTCCAATTAGGATGTGCTTGTTGTAGTAGTGCAGCAGCTCCAGCTACATGTGGGGCAGACATGGAGGTTCCATTATAGGAGGAGAGTCCGCCGCCAACGACACTTGAATATACATTAACCCCTACAGCTGCTACATCTGGCTTCAGTGTGTAATTAACTGTGGGACCGCGGGAGGAGAAGCGGGCAATCTGACGATCATTGTCCGTTAAGAATTCACGGACATCCATGGGTTCAAAGAGGGCTGAGCCTGCACCTGAGGTAATCCACTCTCCATCTTCAATGGTTACCATGACCATTGGAATGGTAGCTTCCTCTTCAACAAACATCCCAGAGGGATCACCTTCAGCATTGGTGATCAGAATAACCCCGATTGCTCCTTGTTCTTGAGCGGCGAGAGCCTTGGTGGTGAAGGTACAAGCACCGCGCTTTATAACTGCAATCTTTCCACTCAAATCTTCACTGATGCCTTCACATGCCATGCCTTCCCCATCGGTCACAATGTGCAAGGGGCCGTCGACAGCTTCGGTAACTGCTCCTCCAGGGTTGGAACTACCCACAGGGAGAGTACGAGTTTCACCGTCGATGGTTACATTGATAGATGTACCGAAGAAGTGTTTGTTACTGACAGCGGCTACCGTAATCGCGTTGTCCGCTGTGCCGGGTGAACCGATGGTCATCTGTCCGGGACCGTTGTTGCCAGCAGAGATAACCATGGTCATTCCTGCATCGGAGGCAGCATTTACCACTTCTGCTAACATATCAAACCCTGGTTCAGCAGGACCTCCCAAGCTCATGTTGGCGACATCCATGCCATCACGTACGGCTTGTTCAATCGCAGAAGCTATGTAGATGCTTTCTGCAGAACAGTCATCACAAGGGAATACATTATAGTTTCCCAGATATGCTTTGGGTGCAACACCACTTAGTTTGCTTTTTGCTGCTCCCGATGGATCTACGTAATTTTGAATTCCAGCGATGGTACCTGCTACGTGGGTTCCATGACTCCCTATCGCTTCAGGTGTGACATCCTCTTCAGGGCTAAATACCTTAGCTACAATCACTTTGTTACTTGTAAATTGGGTATCTCCCTTCGGGAAGCCTTCCGGCATGGAAAGGGACTCATCTGTTAGATAGGGATGGTTTTGATCAATCCCACTATCGATCACAGCTATTTTCATGCCTTCTCCAAGATAACCAGCGCGCCATGCCACTGTATCTTTAATAATAGAGTGGCTCTTATTCATTTGCGGGCGATACTGAATACTTTTGGCTACTTGAACAACTCCAGGGGCAGATTTTATCTTTTGTATCTCTTTGCTGCTTGCCTTAACGGCGAAGCCGTTTAGTGTGAGTGAGTATTCTTCTACAATGTCTGTGCTTGGAGTTTTTTCTTTAGCCCATTTTTTAAAAGAACCGCGCCTTTGAGCTAAGTATTTTTCGTATGCTGCAACTTCTGTTTTAGAAGTATCTATCTTTTCGTCTGCCGCTACGGCTGTAGGGGCATATCCTTTGACGCCACCATCGTACATGGCAACAGGTTCGTCTGACAACTCAACATAGTAGTAGTCACTTCCAGTGGAATCAGCCGAGGAAGCGGGTACTTCTTTTCCTCCATCAATTGCGTTGGCAGGTAGAGAAAAACCAGCTAATGCAATGAAGAGGGCGAGCAAAAAAGCCGCCGTTTTTTGTGCAGGACGGGATCGGATCATAGATGTGAGTCCTCCTAAGGAATCATTTTTTTAGTTGATACACTATATGAATACGAGCAAATAATTAAAATTCCTGCTATATTTATAATTTTAATATAATTATTAAATATACGCATGGAAAGAGGTGTTTAAAAAAGAGTAGAATTGAGAAGAGGAGTCCCATTCTCCAAAAATAAGACCCACTACATGTGAGTCTTATTTTGGACGATCTTATTTGGAGGACAGAAGATCATTGTTAACGGCGTAGAGAGCTGCCTGTGTTCGATCCTCTAGATTAAGTTTTGCTAAGATGTTGCTAACATGTGTCTTTACAGTTTTGATACCAATATAAAGTTCTTCTGCTATCTGCTGATTGGTGCGGGCTTTTCCCAGCAGAGCAAGCACCTCTAGCTCTCGGGGGGTTAATGTCGAGATTTGCTGTGTGGGCTTTTGTGCGGATCGCTTCATGCGATTCATCAACTTGTGAGCCACTTGCGGATCGATACGAGCATCACCTTTAGTGGCGGCATGAATGGCATCTATAATCTCTTCTGCACTCGATGTTTTCAACAAGTAACTGAAAGCACCTGCCTCAATGACGGGGAAAAGTTTATCATCATGCAAATAACTTGTCAGGATTATAATCTTACTTTCAGGAGAACGAGCCAGGATGGCTTTTGTTGTTTCCACTCCATCCATTTTCGGCATGACAAGATCAAGCAGGATGATGTCAGGCTGTTTGCTCTCTACAAGTGGGAGGGCTTCCTTACCATTAGACGCTTCACCGATCACTTCAATCTCTTCTTCTGTTGCAAGATAAGTAACGAGACCGAAACGTACCATTTCGTGATCGTCTACTACGAGCACCTTTATCATTTGAATCATTCCTCCCAGCTTATTGGTATGCGTACTTCCATTTTGGTTCCTTTGCCTGGGAGAGAAATGATGGAGAAGGCTCCCCCCAGTTCCTGGGCACGCTCTTTCATGGACGTAAGACCATAAGAGGCACTCTTGTTTTCTCCTGTAACAAAGCCATTTCCATTATCTTGTACAGACAGGAGAATCATATTTTCTGTCTGTGTTCCTTTAACAGTGACGGTAGTTGCTTCACTATGGCGAAAAACATTGGACATTGCTTCTTGGAAAATGTAAAACAATTGCTTTTCTATTCCAGGTGGAATGTGAGTGTATCCTTCAATATGATTTAAGATCTCTATTTCAGTTTTATGGATCCATTCCGTGATGAAGCGAGTGATTCCATCGGCTAATCCTTCTCCCTCCAATTGGACAGGCCTTAGATGTAGGAGAAGAGCTCTCATTTCAGATTGTGCTAATCGGGAGAGACGGTGTAGCTTTTCTAACAAAATATGTTTTCTCTCAGGATGATTGCTACGCTCTTGCTTTAGGATGGCAGAAGCCGTCATCGAAATGGCGAATAGTTGTTGACTGACAGAGTCGTGAAGATCGCGAGCCAATCGATTTCGCTCTTCCGAAATGACGTATTGCTTCGCTTCATCAAACAGCTTTTTATTCTCATCGGTTAGTTTTTGCAATGTAGAGACTTGGCTTTCCAATCGTTCCGCCATCTTATTCCATTTAAGTGCAATTTCAGCAATCTCATCATTGCCTTCGACAGGAATACGATGAAAAAGGTGCCCATGAAAAAGATAGAGTGCTCCCTCCTGTAGTGGACGCAATTTTTGTTTGAAGCGGTGGGCTGTATAGAGTCCAAAAAGGGTGCCAACAAAAAGGAGTAGACTTAATAAACCTAGGACGGTCTTATTGGAAATGGAGGCATAAGTTATAATGCCAATGGAGAGAGTGGCTGAGATAAGGCTAATCAACCAGAAGGTGAGGATCCATTTCCACTGTAAACTGTGAAAAATTTTGATATTCATCATCGTCGCTCCTAAACCTTTAGCACTCTAATTTCTCCGACACTGAGGTTTACATTGAGTATAATTCGCTTTTTCGCCTCATGAAAGCCTTCTGTTTGAATCGTCAATTCTTTCGAGATTCCTTCTTGGATAGAACCGACAACAGTCATACTACCCAGTGAGATGGAGCTATGGATCTGTGCGGGGAGATTGGAAGGGATATAAACATTAATAGATCCAACCCAACCACGTATATCGAGCTGGATCTCTTTTTCATCCATTATCGCTTGTGTCAGGTTAACAGATAGCTCTCCAATGCCTAATTCGTAGCTTGCATCATCTAGTTCAAAGGGATTGTCACCAATCCTTGACTCCCCAATCCAGATTGTGTGTTTAGAAGCATTCTCTATTGTGAGAGGGGGGGTACGTTCTGCATTTCTCCCTTTTCCTTTCCGCTTCCGCAAGGAAAATGCTTTCTCATGGGTTAACACTTGTAGTCCGATGAAAATAATGATGAGAGGCCAAAACCAGTCCCAAAAGCTACGTACTTGTAGATAGGGAAGCCCCAAATTACTTAGTTGAACGTTTGTGGCAAATAGAAGAAAGAGAAGTCCGATCAAAAAGGAAGGGGACTGAAAAGGGTGTGTCTTATGGCGTTGTTTCCATGATTTGACCATAGTATTAAGTCCCAACAGGATGATGGGGATGGGCCAGAAGATGATAAAAATATCGGCAAAGTCATAGGGAATGATCTTTGAGTTGTTGAGTAGCGTGATGGATCCAAACAAAATGAGAGCGATGGCGAATAGGGTACGTCCATTTATGTTTTTTATCATTCATCTCATCCTTACCTAATAGAGTGTATACTCTTATCGTACGCTAAACCATGTGATCTCGCTATGGGAGCGTAGGAGGTTTTTTTCTCCGTCTGGGGACGGAGAGGAGGAGAGAGTAGAGCAAAATAAAAAGAAACAGGGTTCACTCTTTAGATGAAAGAGTGAACCCTGTTTCTTTTCAAGCTATAGCCTAAAAGGTGGAATCGATCGTGCCTCCACCTAAGCAGAGATCACCATCGTAAAAAACAACTGATTGACCGGGAGTTACGGCACGCTGCGGTTGCGTGAAGGCAACTTTAACACCGCCTTCGTGTGCAAAGACCGTAACCTTTTGATCCCGTTGCCGATAACGGAATTTGGCGGTACAAGTTAGTGGGTAAGTGGGTGCTTTACCGCTTATCCACGATAAATCGTGTGCTATCAAACCATCGGATAATAGAGCGGGATGATTGTGGCCCTGTCCCACATACAAAATGTTACGCTCCAAGTCTTTGTCGACGACAAACCAGGGCTCTCCAGTACCTGAACCGCCAATTCCTAGTCCTTGGCGTTGACCTAGGGTATAATACATTAGGCCGTCATGTTTGCCCTTTACCTTACCCGTATCTTTATCGTGGATTTCTCCTGGTTGGGCAGGAAGGTATTGGCTTAGAAATTCTTTAAAATCACGTTCTCCTATAAAGCAGATACCGGTGCTATCTTTCTTCTTAGCAGTGGCAAGACCGGCTTTTTCAGCAATCTGCCGTAGTTCTGATTTCTGATAGCCCCCGATGGGAAACAACGTCTTTGCGAGTGCATCGGGAGAGATGGCATGAAGGAAGTAAGTTTGATCTTTATTGGGGTCGGCACCGCGTAATAAACGGTATTCACCTTCGATTTGTTGGACATTAGCATAATGCCCAGTCGCGATATAATCGGCTCCCAGCTGCATCGCTTTTGTCAAAAACTCCCCAAATTTAATTTCACGGTTGCACATTACATCGGGATTGGGAGTGCGCCCTCGTCGATATTCTTCGAGAAAGTAAGCAAAAACTTTTTCTTTGTATTCCTGTTCAAAATTGACGGAGTAATAGGGGATGCCCAGCTGAGAACAGACTCTACGCACATCTTCGTAATCTTCCGTAGCTGTGCAGTGTCCGTTTTCATCGGTGTCATCCCAGTTTTTCATAAAGAGGCCGATTACGTCGTATCCTTGTTCTTTTAGTAACAAGGCAGAGACAGAAGAATCGACTCCTCCGGACATGCCGAGAACTACGCGTTTTCCTGTAGTGCTCATTAACATGACCTCCCTTCATGTAGGCTGGATATATGGAAAAGGAGTAAACCGGTTACGAGGTAATAGCTCCTATTCTTTCGTTTATAAACAAAAGTATAACACGGGCGTCAAGAATGAATATGATATGCTCGATTGTAAAGGAAAACGTATAGAAAGGGGTGTAGAGATGAAAAAGATATGGAAATGGTTCGTAGTTGTCCTCCTGATTGCCCTTGTATGGTATGGACGATCCTACTTGGAAGTAAATCCGAGTGAGATCAGACAATTTTTGTTGCAATTTGGTCCTTGGGCTGTACTTATTTATATTGGATTATACACGCTTCGTCCAATAATATTATTTCCTGCTTCTGTATTATCGTTAGCAGGTGGGCTAGCATTTGGAGCTGTATGGGGAACGGTGTTTACAGTTGTAGGGGCAACGTTTGGGGCTATATTAGCTTTTGTTCTCGCTAGAGGCTTAGGGCGAAAGGCGATTGCGAAGAGGTTATCGACCCGGATGATGAGCATTGATAAACAATTAGAAGAACGAGGGTTTATCGTTATATTGGTATTAAGGTTCATTCCCCTTTTTCCTTTTGATGGGATTAGTTATATGGCAGGATTATCACGCGTACGGCTTACTACCTTTACACTTGCTACCTTTATTGGAATTATACCAGGTACTTTTGCTTACGCTTTTGTGGGGAGTAGCCTTGTTGGAGGTTGGAAGCAGATTGCACTTGCTTCTGTTTTACTCGTAGCTATTACCATCTTCTCCTTTCTTTTTCGGAAGCGGGTAAAAGAATGGATAGGTGTGAAAGGGGAGTCAGTTGACGATGCTTGACACACATGCACGCAAACATATAGAGCCACTCTTTGTGGGGAGTGCTCAACTATTATTGAAATGGGGCTTAAGTGCAAATCAAGTAACATGGCTTGCTTTTGTTATAGGGATAACGACGGGTGCATGGTTGGTGATCGATCAAGTATGGCTTGCTGTCGCCGCTCTCTGGCTCTCTGGTTTCTTAGACGCAGTGGATGGAAGTATGGCTCGGCAAACGAAAACATCTGCATGGGGAACGGTTCTTGACATTACATTTGATCGCCTGGTAGAAATTTCGGTTATTATCGGTTTAGCTATTCGGTTTCCAGTAGCGCAATTGCCCCTCTTGTTATTATCAGTATCCATTATTGTATCGATGACGATATTTCTTACGGTGGGAGCATTATCAGAGAAACAGGGAGTGAAATCATTTTACTATCAAGCAGGACTGGCAGAGAGAACGGAGGGATTTCTATTTTTTACGGCAATGATGGTATGGAGTAAATACCTGGCCCTTATCACGATGCTATTTTTTATAGTAGAGATTTTTACAGCAACACAACGTTTGTTGGAGGCACGAAGGTTGCTAAAACCTAAGTGAGATTTGAAAAGTTGAGAAAGGAGCTAGTACGTTTCTCTTTCCTTTCTCTTCTCTTTTTTCGGAAAGAGAAAGTAGCTGGTTGAGATAACAAAATCAATAGTAAGGATGATTCCCCATATCATCAGCATCCCACTCATAACTTCCGTACGGGTGGGATCTTTTACGAAAGCGATAGTGAGGAGGAGTAAGCTGGCGCCGATCATGTAGGCGAGTAAGTGCCGCAGCCATCCGCTAAACTCATATTTAGCGTGTTCCCATCCGAAACGATGCTGAGGGGGTTGATCACCCCGCAAGATATAATAGTGTAATCGTTCATCAATCCAAGTGATCATCCGTTTACCAAATGCGAGTGATACTCCAATATAGACAGCGGCTAAGGCATGGGCAATGGTGGCAGTCGCTCCGTTATATAGATCTACTGCAGTGATGATGAGCAACATGAGGTCGATGAAAGGGCTTGCGGCCAATAGAAGAAAACTAAGCTTTTTTTTCTTCCATATGTACCGTACTAACAATCCACTCACGATGAAAACCCAAAAAAGAATTTCGCATGCTACAATTGTCCATGCAATGAGGTTCATGTGTTCCCCTCGCTTTATCCTTTATCAATGTATGAGCGTATCGTATCACCTCTCTTTAAATAATACAAGTGTATTATTTAGTTCCCGAAACCGGATTTATTTAGTTTTGTGGAGTTACATCCTAATAACCATCCAATCTTTTTCTTTCATATTTTCATAGAATAGTTAGTATAATGAGAGAGGAAGTGTAGGTATGGGTAAAAAATATATACGAAATCACCAAAAAAAAGTAACCAGTAAAGGGAGCAAGAGTGTAAATAAAAGTACAGCACTTGCGCTCAACCTTACCAATATTCATAAACAGCATCCACGAAATATATCTGCCATTACAATGAATGATACGGTAAGAGGGTATAATTTTACGCTGACAGAGGAGGTTCCTTCATTTGAAATATACAAAAATGTAACCTCGTACCCTATTGTTTTCGGGACAATCTCAGTTGAACGGCTTGCCACCTCTTCTTCAGATCCTCTAACAGTCGAAGTAACACTAATTAATGGTGCAACCAGGAGTTTTGATGTTCCTGCTGTGAATTCACAAAATACAAGTATTGTAAGGTCGTATCGAAATATTAAAAGTATTATACTCATCGGGGATTTATCAGGGGCAATTCTACCCATTATCGGCCTTTATTCACTTTCATTTAGTATTAGAGTACCAGTGCAAGCATGAGATAAAACAAGTTATATTAAATGGCCAACAATCGAAGCGAGTATCGAAGTAAGGGGAGATAGATCTTCATGCGTACATTGCTCTCCTTTTTGATACAATACGGATATGCCAAAACAAGTGGATCACGAGCAGCGGAAAAAGAAAATTGCTGAAGCGACATGGCGCATCATTTATGAACGAGGGGTAGAGGGGGCGAGCGTCAGAAATATTGCCGCGGAGGCGAATATATCGTTAGGATCTTTGCGTCACTATTTTCCAACACAGGAAGAGTTGCTGCGCTACGCGATGGAAGTGGTAAAAGAACGAGTAAAAGCTCGTATGATGAATATTGTAAGTGGCTCCCTCTCACTTCAGGAACAAGTTTTACAACTGGTTCTTCAGATGATTCCTACGGATGAAGAGTCGATGGCAGAAATGAAGGTATGGTATTCTTTTATCTCTCATTTCAGCCAAAAGGAAAAGGAATTTCAAATTGAAGAAGATGGGATATACCAGGGATTGCACCTTATTTTAAAACAGCTAGAGCATAGGGACATGTTATGTGAATCTGTAGATGTTGAGGTAGAAGCAGAACGATTGTATGCGCTTGTAGATGGTTTAGCAATACATGTAATGTTAAATCCGCAGCGTCTTTCTTACGAGCGCATTGTTCTCGTTGTGAAGACCCATCTTCACTCTCTCTATCGTGAAGGGATATGTAAAGAGTAGAGGGAAGAATCTGAGATCATCCATTGATTGATGGGCAGGTTGTGACTGATGCGTACTAATGCATCATTAAGGGTAAACAAAAGTGGAGAGAGGTAAAAAGGGGCGGTGTGATGGATCATAAACAGGAAAATAAGAAGAAAAGGCGTAAAAATCTAGGTGCGAGTATAGCGATTGGGGTAGGGGTTGGGACTGCTTTAGGAGTAGCGTTTGAACAACTTCCTCTCTTTCTTGCCTTAGGAGTTGCTCTTGGGGCGACGGGGATGTTTGGACTCCTCAATAAATGAAGGGAGAGATAATAAAAGAATGAAGCTCCTCTATTTGAGGAGCTTCATTCTTTTATTATCTCTTTAACCTTTGTGCTCGTTCTAGTGCTTTTTGTGGCTCCATGCGAGAAGTGTAGTCGGGATCAGCTTCAACGTAGTCGA
This sequence is a window from Mechercharimyces sp. CAU 1602. Protein-coding genes within it:
- the mnmA gene encoding tRNA 2-thiouridine(34) synthase MnmA, whose translation is MLMSTTGKRVVLGMSGGVDSSVSALLLKEQGYDVIGLFMKNWDDTDENGHCTATEDYEDVRRVCSQLGIPYYSVNFEQEYKEKVFAYFLEEYRRGRTPNPDVMCNREIKFGEFLTKAMQLGADYIATGHYANVQQIEGEYRLLRGADPNKDQTYFLHAISPDALAKTLFPIGGYQKSELRQIAEKAGLATAKKKDSTGICFIGERDFKEFLSQYLPAQPGEIHDKDTGKVKGKHDGLMYYTLGQRQGLGIGGSGTGEPWFVVDKDLERNILYVGQGHNHPALLSDGLIAHDLSWISGKAPTYPLTCTAKFRYRQRDQKVTVFAHEGGVKVAFTQPQRAVTPGQSVVFYDGDLCLGGGTIDSTF
- a CDS encoding TVP38/TMEM64 family protein translates to MKKIWKWFVVVLLIALVWYGRSYLEVNPSEIRQFLLQFGPWAVLIYIGLYTLRPIILFPASVLSLAGGLAFGAVWGTVFTVVGATFGAILAFVLARGLGRKAIAKRLSTRMMSIDKQLEERGFIVILVLRFIPLFPFDGISYMAGLSRVRLTTFTLATFIGIIPGTFAYAFVGSSLVGGWKQIALASVLLVAITIFSFLFRKRVKEWIGVKGESVDDA
- a CDS encoding TetR/AcrR family transcriptional regulator, with the protein product MPKQVDHEQRKKKIAEATWRIIYERGVEGASVRNIAAEANISLGSLRHYFPTQEELLRYAMEVVKERVKARMMNIVSGSLSLQEQVLQLVLQMIPTDEESMAEMKVWYSFISHFSQKEKEFQIEEDGIYQGLHLILKQLEHRDMLCESVDVEVEAERLYALVDGLAIHVMLNPQRLSYERIVLVVKTHLHSLYREGICKE
- the liaF gene encoding cell wall-active antibiotics response protein LiaF, translating into MIKNINGRTLFAIALILFGSITLLNNSKIIPYDFADIFIIFWPIPIILLGLNTMVKSWKQRHKTHPFQSPSFLIGLLFLLFATNVQLSNLGLPYLQVRSFWDWFWPLIIIFIGLQVLTHEKAFSLRKRKGKGRNAERTPPLTIENASKHTIWIGESRIGDNPFELDDASYELGIGELSVNLTQAIMDEKEIQLDIRGWVGSINVYIPSNLPAQIHSSISLGSMTVVGSIQEGISKELTIQTEGFHEAKKRIILNVNLSVGEIRVLKV
- a CDS encoding CDP-alcohol phosphatidyltransferase family protein, with the translated sequence MLDTHARKHIEPLFVGSAQLLLKWGLSANQVTWLAFVIGITTGAWLVIDQVWLAVAALWLSGFLDAVDGSMARQTKTSAWGTVLDITFDRLVEISVIIGLAIRFPVAQLPLLLLSVSIIVSMTIFLTVGALSEKQGVKSFYYQAGLAERTEGFLFFTAMMVWSKYLALITMLFFIVEIFTATQRLLEARRLLKPK